The segment AATATAAGTGAGGTAGAGGGAACGCTGACCGTTGATCAACGTGCTATAGAAGTAACTGCTCATGATCAATCAAAGACCTACGGAGAAGATGACCCTGAATTGACCTGGGAAGTAAGTGTTGGTGAGCTTATCTCCGGAGATGAGATTACGGGGAGCCTCACCCGTGAGAGCGGTGAAAATGTTGGAAAGTATCAGATCGGCCAGGGTGACTTGAGTGCCGGTGCAAACTACGTCCTTTCCTTTGTCTCTGATAGCCTTGAGATTACTCCAAAAAGCCTGACGATTGCTGCACGGGATGTTAATAAAGTCCAGGGCCTGGAGTATACCTTTGATGAAACATATCCATCGGATAATTTTACAGTGTCTTCACTGGTGGCAGGTGATGAGGTAACGTCGGTATCCTTAAGCAGTGACGGTGCTGCTGAAGGTGCTGGTCTGGGAGATTATCCCATTGAAATAAGTGACGCTCTGGGAAGTGGCCTCGATAATTATACTATTATCTATAATGATGCGACTATGACTGTCACCGATAAGATAATCCTGACGGTGTCTGGTATGACTATTGATGATAAAATCTACGATGGCGAAGTTTCTGCAACAGTGGATAATTCCGGCTCCTTGGAGAATATTGAGGGAAGTGATGATGTTGAACTTGATTTTTCCGGAGCGGTCTTTGAGTTTACCGATAAGAATGTTGGTGAAGATAAGGATGTTTCTGTAACAAATCTTGGTTTGACCGGTGCCGATGCAGATAAATATATCCTTGATGTACCAAGTCTTACCGGTACAATACTTCCTCGAGACCTTGAACTTGACGATTTTTCTGCTGAGGGCAAAGTCTATGACGGTACGGTGACGGTTGAGGAGTATAGCTTTACTAATAATCGTATTGGAGATGATGAGCTCGTTTTTTCCTATACCGTTGCCTTTGAAGATGAGAATGTTG is part of the Chitinivibrio alkaliphilus ACht1 genome and harbors:
- a CDS encoding YDG domain-containing protein; protein product: NISEVEGTLTVDQRAIEVTAHDQSKTYGEDDPELTWEVSVGELISGDEITGSLTRESGENVGKYQIGQGDLSAGANYVLSFVSDSLEITPKSLTIAARDVNKVQGLEYTFDETYPSDNFTVSSLVAGDEVTSVSLSSDGAAEGAGLGDYPIEISDALGSGLDNYTIIYNDATMTVTDKIILTVSGMTIDDKIYDGEVSATVDNSGSLENIEGSDDVELDFSGAVFEFTDKNVGEDKDVSVTNLGLTGADADKYILDVPSLTGTILPRDLELDDFSAEGKVYDGTVTVEEYSFTNNRIGDDELVFSYTVAFEDENVGGNKAVDFTDIELSGGADAGNYTLVTTTGSTTADITPRDLELSSFTASNKVYDGNTEVDSTGFSDTRIEDDDLQFTYDAAFEDPNVGEDKTVYYTNIVISGGADAANYTLASTTGTATADITVRPLEITAASDSKEYDGTALTNAGYTVSDGSVVGTETLDAVTVTGSQTDVGTSDNV